A window of the Cannabis sativa cultivar Pink pepper isolate KNU-18-1 chromosome X, ASM2916894v1, whole genome shotgun sequence genome harbors these coding sequences:
- the LOC133031684 gene encoding uncharacterized protein LOC133031684, with protein sequence MAPRLIIPAPEHFTGRVTYRGTGIFAKIKARFEEFNLNNTAKESRFGSFWNAVPLTFSSVLFHQLMLHKMKVDAQEELRMRFYVGRKEVRFGVLEFALITGLDFSSGPTEEEKAAQVARSGSDRLINKYFNRSDSVKTEALQLQFTNCQNPEDLYKLGLCLFVESVLLGRKANALITPHIIRYVEDLEFFFRIPWGKHSFARLMHSLQKDMLKQKANYEKKLSSDVQHECKYTAYGFAPAVQYWAYEAILEVGKRYGTNHGIRFPGCLGWTSKGDIGKKDRSRQ encoded by the exons atggctcccagactcattattccagcacccgagcatttcactggccgcgtcacatataggggcactggaatttttgccaaaattaaagctcggtttgaggagttcaaccttaacaacacggcgaaggaaagccgtttcgggagcttctggaatgccgtaccactgacattctcctcggtgttatttcaccagctgatgctccacaaaatgaaagtggatgctcaggaggagttgaggatgaggttttatgttggtcggaaggaggtccgattcggggtgctggagtttgcactcattacgggtttggacttctcctcggggccaacagaagaggagaaggctgcgcaggtcgcgcgctcggggtcagaccgactgatcaacaaatatttcaaccgGTCTGATAGTGTGAAGACAGAAGCACTCCAACTTCAGTTCACAAACTGCCAGAAcccggaagacttgtacaagctcggcttgtgcttgtttgtggagtcagtGCTTCTGGGCCGCAAGGCCAACGCGCTGATCACGCCTCACATCATTAGATATGTGGAAgacctcgagttcttcttccggattccttgggggaagcactcattcgccagactcatgcactcgcttcagaaagacatgttgaaacagaaggccaactacgagaagaagctgAGTTCGGATGTTCAGCACGAGTGCAAATACACAGCATATGGCTTCGCACCTGCAGTCCAATATTGGGCGTACGAGGCCATTTTGGAGGTTGGCAAGAGGTATGGCACGAACCACGGGATTCGGTTCCCAGGATGCTTAGGCTGGACGAGCAAAGGcgatattgggaagaaagac AGGTCGAGGCAGTAG